The proteins below come from a single Campylobacter concisus genomic window:
- a CDS encoding ribonuclease J, with the protein MNDKNEEKVVTNQSKNNKRRRFRPKNKPKQEGETTEQTSLASKSVIDNFFAAEQAETETHAEPKSQNSRPKKPRNNKNQNKNGENNKPKEQKQEPQETKTKTQEQKEKPKKAKKPKKNLPAKLNGNEQWQQDIASAMMANKAVHELRLEPMKYLNSSEHKIRITPLGGLGEIGGNMTVFETETSAIIVDIGMSFPSESMHGVDILIPDFDYVRKIKDKIKGVIITHAHEDHIGAVPYFYKEFKFPIYATPLPLGMINNKFEEHSLKQERSLFRSVEKRKPYLIGDFEVEWIHITHSIIDASALAITTKAGTIIHTGDFKIDHTPIDGYPTDLGRLAYYGERGVLCLMSDSTNSYREGFTKSESSVGKTFDAIFSKAKGRVIMSTFSSNIHRVYQAIEWGLKYNRKVCVIGRSMERNLYTAMELGYIKLDKKIFIDANEVGKFKDNEVLIVTTGSQGETMSALYRMATDEHKYIKIKPTDQIIISSKAIPGNESSISTVLNFLIKSGASVAYQDFSEIHVSGHAAQEEQKLMLRLIKPKFFLPVHGEYNHIAKHKETAISCGVDERNIYLMSDGDQMEICQKYLKRVKTVKTGKVFIDNQINKQISDDVVIDRQNLAEAGVVMIIAQISRHGAKLINKPRVISYGLVGNKQDAEFSKEMQEILTQFLSNVKEELLKDGRLLESQVRQVIRKHIFRKVKKYPTIVPIIYLM; encoded by the coding sequence ATGAACGACAAAAACGAAGAGAAAGTTGTAACTAACCAAAGTAAAAACAACAAAAGACGAAGATTTAGACCAAAAAATAAACCAAAACAAGAGGGTGAAACTACCGAGCAAACCTCACTGGCAAGTAAAAGCGTGATAGATAACTTCTTTGCAGCAGAGCAGGCTGAAACTGAAACGCACGCCGAGCCAAAGAGCCAAAATTCTCGCCCAAAAAAGCCAAGAAATAATAAAAATCAAAACAAAAACGGCGAAAATAATAAGCCAAAAGAGCAAAAACAAGAACCACAAGAAACAAAAACCAAAACGCAAGAACAAAAAGAAAAGCCTAAAAAAGCTAAAAAGCCAAAGAAAAATTTACCTGCAAAACTAAACGGTAATGAGCAGTGGCAGCAAGATATCGCAAGTGCAATGATGGCAAATAAGGCTGTTCACGAGCTTCGTCTGGAGCCGATGAAGTATCTAAACTCAAGCGAACATAAAATTCGCATAACTCCACTTGGCGGTCTTGGCGAGATCGGCGGCAACATGACCGTCTTTGAAACTGAAACCAGCGCTATCATCGTTGATATCGGTATGAGCTTTCCTAGCGAGAGTATGCACGGCGTGGATATCCTCATCCCGGACTTTGACTACGTACGCAAGATAAAAGATAAGATAAAAGGTGTCATCATTACTCACGCACATGAGGATCACATCGGTGCAGTACCATATTTTTACAAAGAGTTTAAATTTCCGATTTACGCCACGCCTTTACCACTTGGTATGATAAATAATAAATTTGAAGAGCACAGCTTAAAGCAGGAGCGCTCACTTTTCCGCTCTGTCGAAAAAAGAAAGCCATATCTAATAGGCGACTTTGAGGTTGAGTGGATACATATAACTCACTCTATCATCGACGCTAGCGCGCTAGCCATCACGACAAAGGCTGGCACTATCATACATACGGGTGACTTTAAGATCGACCATACGCCGATAGATGGCTATCCAACTGACCTTGGCAGGCTCGCATACTACGGCGAGCGCGGCGTACTGTGCCTCATGAGCGATAGTACGAACAGCTATCGAGAGGGCTTTACTAAAAGCGAAAGCAGCGTAGGCAAAACCTTTGATGCGATTTTCTCAAAAGCCAAAGGTCGCGTCATAATGAGTACATTTAGCTCCAACATCCACCGCGTCTATCAAGCGATCGAGTGGGGGCTAAAATACAACCGCAAAGTCTGTGTCATCGGTAGATCAATGGAGAGAAATTTATATACTGCAATGGAGCTTGGCTATATCAAGCTTGATAAGAAAATTTTTATCGACGCTAACGAGGTTGGCAAATTTAAAGATAACGAAGTGCTGATCGTTACCACAGGCTCTCAGGGTGAGACGATGAGCGCGCTTTACCGCATGGCTACTGATGAACACAAATACATCAAAATAAAACCAACCGATCAGATAATAATCAGCTCAAAGGCGATCCCTGGCAATGAAAGCAGTATCTCAACTGTATTAAATTTCCTAATAAAATCAGGCGCAAGTGTCGCTTATCAAGACTTTAGCGAGATCCACGTCAGCGGTCACGCGGCACAAGAAGAGCAAAAGCTGATGCTACGTCTTATAAAACCAAAATTTTTCTTGCCAGTACATGGCGAATACAACCACATCGCAAAGCACAAAGAGACAGCTATAAGCTGCGGCGTAGACGAGAGAAACATATATCTAATGAGCGATGGCGATCAAATGGAGATCTGTCAAAAATACTTAAAACGTGTAAAAACGGTAAAAACCGGCAAAGTCTTCATAGACAATCAAATAAATAAACAAATCTCAGACGATGTCGTCATCGATAGACAAAACCTTGCTGAAGCAGGTGTCGTCATGATAATCGCTCAAATTTCACGTCATGGTGCAAAACTTATAAACAAGCCTCGTGTCATTAGCTACGGCCTTGTGGGCAATAAACAAGATGCGGAGTTTAGCAAAGAGATGCAAGAAATTTTGACGCAGTTTTTAAGCAACGTCAAAGAGGAGCTTTTAAAAGATGGCAGACTGCTCGAGTCACAAGTGCGTCAAGTGATTAGAAAGCATATCTTTAGAAAGGTCAAAAAGTACCCAACTATCGTACCGATTATCTATCTAATGTAA
- a CDS encoding ABC transporter ATP-binding protein, giving the protein MINIRGVSLVYNQNKQNEFCALRNINLDINDGELVILKGISGSGKSTLLSLIALLQKPTSGEILIDGTNIAKLPDAFCSELRHKRLGLIFQNFNLIEGLSVYENLLAPFALTNFKANVRDEMIKKALSLANIAHKKDENVSNLSGGERQRCAVARALSMDADIILADEPTANLDRQNARAFLDLLESFKALKKSVIVATHDSIFDELSATDRVVSLQNGEIV; this is encoded by the coding sequence ATGATAAATATAAGAGGTGTTAGCCTAGTTTATAACCAAAACAAACAAAATGAGTTTTGTGCTTTAAGAAATATAAATTTAGATATTAATGACGGCGAGCTAGTAATACTAAAAGGCATTAGTGGAAGCGGTAAAAGCACCCTACTTTCTCTTATCGCCCTACTTCAAAAGCCAACTAGTGGAGAAATTTTGATAGATGGCACTAACATTGCAAAGCTACCTGATGCTTTTTGCTCTGAGCTTAGACACAAAAGACTTGGACTTATCTTTCAAAATTTTAACCTCATTGAGGGGCTAAGTGTATATGAAAATTTACTAGCTCCATTTGCTCTAACAAATTTCAAGGCAAATGTGCGAGACGAGATGATAAAAAAGGCTCTAAGCCTCGCAAATATCGCTCATAAAAAAGATGAGAACGTATCAAATTTAAGTGGTGGTGAGCGTCAAAGATGTGCGGTAGCTAGGGCTTTATCTATGGATGCTGACATCATCTTGGCTGATGAGCCAACGGCAAATTTAGATAGACAAAATGCACGTGCATTTTTAGACTTGCTAGAGTCTTTTAAAGCTCTAAAAAAAAGTGTTATTGTCGCTACTCACGATAGCATTTTTGATGAGCTAAGTGCAACAGATAGGGTTGTCAGCTTACAAAATGGAGAGATAGTATGA
- a CDS encoding KpsF/GutQ family sugar-phosphate isomerase — MQTINQIAAEVLKIEANELLRHAKNLEIEDAVNLIFNAKGKVIVTGVGKSGHVGAKIAATLASTGTPSFFLHPTEAMHGDLGMIEKDDVLLAISFSGESDELIKILPHVKRFGVKIVAMARSKISSLGKFSDAFIGIDVEKEACPLNAAPTASTTLTLALGDALAVCLMQKRGFKKEDFANFHPGGSLGKRLFLKVKDVMISENLPIVRWNASLKKAIDTMTHGKLGTVLIVDKDGVLDAILSDGDLRRALMREDFDLDEPAMKFATLHPKEINDKGMLAVDALALIEKYKIQLLAVVEDGVPVGVLHIHDLANLGL, encoded by the coding sequence ATGCAAACAATCAACCAAATCGCAGCCGAAGTTTTAAAGATAGAAGCAAACGAGCTTTTAAGACATGCCAAAAACTTAGAGATAGAAGATGCTGTAAATTTGATATTTAACGCAAAGGGCAAGGTAATAGTCACAGGCGTAGGCAAGAGTGGTCACGTGGGTGCAAAGATCGCTGCCACGCTTGCAAGTACTGGCACGCCAAGCTTTTTCTTGCATCCAACAGAGGCTATGCACGGCGACCTTGGCATGATAGAAAAGGATGATGTTTTGTTAGCCATTAGCTTTAGTGGCGAGAGCGATGAGCTTATAAAAATTTTGCCTCACGTAAAGCGCTTTGGCGTAAAGATCGTCGCCATGGCAAGGAGCAAAATAAGCTCACTTGGTAAATTTAGCGATGCATTTATTGGCATTGACGTAGAGAAAGAGGCCTGCCCACTAAACGCTGCCCCAACAGCATCAACTACACTAACGTTAGCTCTTGGCGATGCCTTAGCTGTTTGTTTGATGCAAAAGCGAGGCTTTAAAAAAGAGGACTTTGCAAATTTTCATCCAGGCGGTAGCCTTGGCAAGAGGCTATTTTTAAAGGTCAAAGATGTGATGATAAGCGAAAATTTACCGATAGTTCGCTGGAATGCGAGCCTAAAAAAAGCGATCGATACTATGACACATGGCAAGCTTGGCACGGTCCTAATCGTCGATAAAGATGGTGTGTTAGATGCTATTTTAAGCGACGGCGACCTTAGACGTGCACTTATGCGAGAGGACTTTGACCTAGACGAGCCAGCAATGAAATTTGCAACCTTGCATCCAAAAGAGATAAACGACAAGGGAATGTTAGCTGTGGATGCGTTAGCTTTGATAGAAAAATATAAAATTCAGCTTCTTGCCGTTGTGGAAGATGGCGTACCTGTAGGTGTTTTACACATCCACGACCTTGCAAATTTAGGACTATAA
- a CDS encoding SEL1-like repeat protein yields MKKSLVLLFACLGLLNAGYIKEALNAKEDHNKLAQIYEDACDKEKKASGCYNLAVLYSRGDGNVKKDEAKAAMLYEKACDQNFSMACSNLGYVYEKGKGVEKDLAKAVKFYEKACSDNEGCTELGLLYANGAGVTKDLKKAKELYEKACKAGDGIGCSNLGYLYAQGEGVEKDYAKAKVNYEMACANEAGIGCDNLGFLYVYAQGVDQNLTKATKLYEQACIYGYEKGCNNYAIMLAEGKGVKEDVEKAREIFTRSCKNGLKEACENLEILGKH; encoded by the coding sequence ATGAAAAAGAGTTTGGTTTTATTGTTTGCTTGTTTGGGGCTATTAAATGCTGGCTATATCAAAGAGGCTTTAAACGCAAAAGAAGATCACAACAAGCTAGCACAAATTTATGAAGATGCTTGCGATAAAGAGAAAAAGGCATCAGGCTGCTACAATCTAGCTGTGCTTTACAGCAGAGGTGATGGCAACGTCAAAAAGGACGAAGCAAAGGCGGCGATGCTTTATGAAAAAGCTTGTGATCAAAACTTCTCTATGGCTTGCAGCAACCTTGGCTACGTCTATGAAAAAGGCAAAGGTGTGGAAAAAGACCTAGCAAAAGCAGTTAAATTTTATGAAAAAGCATGTAGCGACAACGAGGGTTGCACGGAGCTTGGCTTGCTTTATGCAAATGGCGCCGGCGTGACAAAGGATCTTAAAAAGGCAAAAGAGCTTTACGAAAAGGCTTGCAAGGCAGGTGATGGCATAGGATGTAGCAATCTCGGCTATCTATATGCGCAAGGTGAAGGTGTCGAGAAAGACTATGCAAAAGCCAAAGTAAACTACGAAATGGCTTGCGCAAACGAAGCTGGCATAGGGTGTGATAATCTTGGCTTTTTATATGTTTATGCACAAGGCGTTGATCAAAACCTCACAAAAGCCACAAAACTTTATGAGCAAGCGTGTATATATGGATATGAAAAGGGCTGCAATAATTACGCTATCATGCTAGCTGAAGGTAAAGGTGTGAAAGAAGATGTAGAAAAAGCGCGTGAAATTTTTACTAGAAGCTGCAAAAATGGCTTAAAAGAAGCGTGCGAGAATTTAGAAATTTTAGGAAAGCATTGA
- a CDS encoding pseudouridine synthase: protein MEKTRLNKFISHNTNYSRREADELIKAGKVSIAGRVVSDLATSVDEDDKVRINGRLIKLKKEFTVIVYHKQKGELVSKKDDRGRKTIYDTLDKKFAKFVSVGRLDYASEGLLLLTDAPAIATALMNSDLEREYYLKVKGEVTKEVIEAMTNGFFAKDATKGAHAKTTIKSMEFKPFLAYKIFGSSGGYTKLKVIINEGQNRELRRFFGYFDLEVMDLKRVSFGRVSLDMLKPGKWRYFENSEYEDLRDFLKVNNIRY, encoded by the coding sequence ATGGAAAAAACAAGACTAAATAAATTCATCTCACATAACACAAACTACTCACGCCGTGAGGCAGATGAGCTGATAAAAGCTGGTAAGGTTAGCATAGCAGGACGAGTGGTTAGCGACCTTGCCACAAGCGTGGATGAAGATGACAAAGTACGTATAAATGGTCGTTTGATAAAGCTAAAAAAGGAATTTACTGTTATCGTCTATCATAAACAAAAGGGTGAACTAGTTAGCAAAAAAGATGACCGCGGACGAAAGACGATCTATGATACGCTAGATAAGAAATTTGCAAAATTTGTTAGCGTAGGACGCTTAGACTATGCAAGTGAAGGGCTACTTTTACTAACTGACGCTCCAGCAATCGCCACAGCGCTCATGAATAGCGACTTAGAGCGCGAATACTATCTAAAAGTAAAAGGCGAAGTGACAAAAGAGGTAATTGAGGCGATGACAAATGGCTTTTTCGCCAAGGACGCTACCAAAGGCGCACATGCAAAAACCACTATAAAATCAATGGAATTTAAGCCATTTCTAGCCTACAAAATCTTTGGCTCAAGCGGTGGCTACACAAAGCTAAAGGTCATTATCAACGAGGGACAAAACAGAGAGCTTCGCCGATTCTTTGGATACTTTGACCTTGAAGTAATGGATCTAAAAAGGGTTAGCTTTGGACGTGTTAGCCTTGATATGCTAAAGCCTGGCAAATGGCGCTACTTCGAAAACAGCGAATACGAAGACCTAAGAGACTTTTTAAAGGTTAATAACATTAGATACTAA
- the rsmA gene encoding 16S rRNA (adenine(1518)-N(6)/adenine(1519)-N(6))-dimethyltransferase RsmA, translating into MIKAKKHFGQNFLQDKATLDKIIQAIPNDVANVVEIGPGLGDLTFRLLQIYKTTCFEIDCELFQILKAKFANEIQNGQLKLFCKDALEQWQQEGGLSSENYFLVANLPYYVATKMILNAIDDEKCLGLIVMIQKEVALKFSAKSKDKEFSALSILASLQGRCELLFDVDAKLFNPPPKVTSSVIKLQKTKKIFGKDGFFKDAKQYEAFKVFLRATFASPRKTLLKNLSINFDKKALEEIFEDLDLAQNLRPHELDVDSYLKVFKRLKEDNERQKRRESCN; encoded by the coding sequence ATGATAAAGGCAAAAAAGCACTTTGGACAGAATTTTTTACAAGACAAAGCGACACTAGATAAGATCATCCAAGCGATACCCAATGACGTAGCAAACGTCGTTGAGATTGGGCCTGGCTTAGGTGATTTGACATTTAGACTTTTGCAAATTTACAAGACAACCTGTTTTGAGATAGATTGTGAGCTGTTTCAAATTTTAAAGGCCAAATTTGCAAATGAGATCCAAAATGGACAATTAAAACTTTTTTGTAAAGATGCATTAGAGCAGTGGCAACAAGAAGGCGGACTAAGTAGCGAAAACTACTTTTTGGTCGCAAATTTACCCTATTACGTTGCTACGAAGATGATACTAAATGCGATAGATGACGAAAAATGCCTTGGGCTTATTGTGATGATACAAAAAGAGGTTGCTCTTAAATTTAGTGCAAAGAGCAAGGATAAAGAATTTAGCGCTTTATCTATCCTCGCATCACTGCAAGGCAGGTGTGAGCTCTTGTTTGACGTGGATGCAAAGCTTTTTAATCCACCTCCAAAGGTCACATCTTCAGTCATCAAACTACAAAAAACAAAAAAGATTTTTGGTAAAGACGGGTTTTTCAAAGATGCGAAACAATACGAGGCTTTTAAAGTATTTTTAAGAGCTACGTTTGCTTCGCCAAGAAAGACGCTTTTGAAAAATTTATCCATAAATTTCGACAAAAAAGCGTTAGAAGAAATTTTTGAAGACCTAGACTTAGCTCAAAATTTACGTCCACACGAGCTAGATGTCGATTCTTATCTAAAAGTATTTAAAAGATTAAAGGAAGATAATGAACGACAAAAACGAAGAGAAAGTTGTAACTAA
- a CDS encoding nitrous oxide reductase accessory protein NosL — protein sequence MILRSILSSALLATILFSASTNEQAVKMKPMFQSVDPSKATLVGNGEGKEYCAVCGMNLVKFYKTNHVYNGKQVASLHCLYELTEGKIPSDAQVVDTKNLNLIDVNKAFYVVGSSVKGTMTRNSKYAFSTEADAKEFQAENGGEIMNFAKAYEIAGQDFEGDNKMIKAKREDGVYAHGKEFYEANCDKTDPKSFKAISELKAHLKQVCDSKEASKAPEYDKHLQAAALYLWDAPANLGTSNQASKAKQEIKKPERIVVPKGTRCAVCGMLVKNSPWATLIKADGKDYYFDGVKDMAQFYFADGKMKDAYVSDYYTLEKLDAKDAFYVHGSNVYGPMGDEFIPFKDEAKAESFLKDHAGKGVIRFDEIKNFIGK from the coding sequence ATGATTTTACGTTCTATCTTGAGTTCAGCACTACTAGCAACCATACTTTTTAGTGCTTCTACAAATGAACAAGCCGTCAAAATGAAACCGATGTTTCAAAGCGTGGATCCTAGCAAGGCTACACTAGTAGGAAATGGCGAGGGCAAGGAGTACTGCGCCGTTTGTGGAATGAATTTGGTTAAATTTTATAAGACCAATCACGTATATAACGGCAAGCAAGTAGCATCACTCCACTGCCTATACGAGCTAACAGAAGGCAAGATCCCAAGCGACGCACAAGTCGTTGATACTAAAAATTTAAATTTGATCGACGTAAACAAGGCATTTTACGTAGTTGGTAGTAGCGTCAAAGGCACAATGACTAGAAATAGCAAATATGCCTTCTCAACCGAGGCTGACGCAAAAGAATTTCAAGCAGAAAATGGCGGCGAAATAATGAACTTTGCTAAAGCTTACGAGATCGCTGGACAGGATTTCGAGGGTGATAATAAAATGATAAAAGCTAAACGTGAGGACGGCGTTTACGCACATGGTAAGGAATTTTACGAGGCAAACTGCGATAAAACTGATCCAAAAAGCTTTAAAGCTATCTCTGAGCTAAAAGCTCATCTTAAACAAGTATGTGACTCAAAAGAGGCCAGCAAAGCTCCAGAGTACGACAAACACCTACAAGCTGCCGCTTTGTATCTATGGGACGCTCCGGCAAATTTAGGTACTAGCAACCAAGCCTCAAAAGCTAAACAAGAAATAAAAAAACCTGAGAGAATAGTCGTACCAAAGGGCACAAGATGTGCGGTATGTGGCATGCTTGTCAAAAATTCTCCATGGGCGACACTCATCAAAGCAGATGGCAAGGATTATTATTTTGATGGTGTAAAAGATATGGCGCAATTTTACTTTGCGGATGGCAAAATGAAAGATGCTTATGTGAGCGATTATTACACGCTAGAAAAGCTTGATGCAAAAGATGCGTTTTATGTTCACGGCTCAAACGTTTATGGACCAATGGGCGATGAGTTTATTCCATTTAAAGACGAAGCAAAGGCAGAGAGCTTTTTAAAAGATCATGCTGGCAAAGGTGTCATAAGATTTGACGAGATAAAGAATTTTATCGGTAAATAA
- a CDS encoding ABC transporter permease, translating into MIGKNFINYAVVLLFKDRKDHLFSFCLFALIIFVLSSVLFISGSIQHDLINLVKDRSSIVVSAFRAGKNDLMHPGYIYDISKIDGVSDVKGVVDGEYYFVQKRVWFHLYEDDSLKEDEMIVGEGVKAAMNELYYDESFNFLTEERMIPVKILKTMPVQSGLISNNAIFLHPNTLRAILNLKNEEYTKLYVEVPNTDEISEVALKIENLYPNSFALSIEDEVAKVRHLYYYKGGIFMSIYVSVMLIFFVLLKNQISLAYGSKKREIAILRSIGFCIKDIIFLKFIQNFIVSVSAFLLGVMLAYLFVFVLNAPLLKGIFLGDELLNFTNFTPILEFDKLFLIFVFGVIPFLAFVLIPSWRVASSDINEGLK; encoded by the coding sequence ATGATAGGTAAAAATTTTATAAACTACGCCGTGGTTCTGCTTTTTAAAGATAGGAAGGATCACCTTTTTAGCTTTTGCCTCTTTGCACTCATTATCTTTGTGCTAAGCTCGGTACTTTTCATCTCTGGATCGATCCAACATGATCTTATAAATTTAGTAAAAGATAGATCAAGTATAGTAGTGAGTGCATTTCGTGCTGGCAAAAATGATCTCATGCACCCTGGCTATATCTACGATATCTCGAAGATTGATGGCGTAAGTGATGTAAAGGGTGTAGTTGATGGAGAGTACTACTTCGTGCAAAAGCGTGTTTGGTTTCATCTATATGAAGATGATAGCTTAAAAGAGGATGAGATGATCGTCGGAGAAGGTGTCAAGGCAGCGATGAATGAACTTTACTACGATGAGAGCTTTAATTTTCTAACTGAAGAGCGCATGATACCAGTAAAGATATTAAAGACTATGCCGGTACAAAGTGGTTTAATCTCAAATAACGCTATATTTTTGCATCCAAATACGCTAAGAGCTATCTTAAATTTAAAAAATGAAGAGTATACAAAGCTCTACGTTGAGGTACCAAACACAGATGAGATCAGTGAAGTAGCTTTAAAGATAGAGAATTTATATCCAAATTCTTTCGCTCTTAGTATAGAAGATGAAGTGGCTAAGGTTAGGCACCTTTATTATTATAAGGGTGGAATTTTTATGAGCATTTACGTTAGTGTTATGCTTATATTCTTTGTCTTGCTTAAAAACCAAATTTCACTCGCCTATGGTAGTAAAAAGCGTGAAATAGCTATTTTAAGAAGCATTGGTTTTTGTATAAAAGACATTATATTTTTAAAATTTATACAAAATTTTATCGTTAGTGTTAGCGCTTTTTTACTCGGTGTTATGCTGGCTTATCTCTTTGTTTTTGTATTAAATGCTCCACTTTTAAAAGGGATATTTTTAGGTGATGAGCTTTTAAATTTTACAAATTTCACGCCTATTTTAGAGTTTGACAAGCTCTTTTTGATCTTTGTTTTTGGTGTGATACCATTTTTGGCGTTTGTACTCATACCTTCATGGAGAGTAGCAAGTAGTGACATAAATGAGGGGCTAAAATGA